The genomic DNA ACCCGCACCCTCACGCAACGCACCCTCGACGTCCGCGTGCGGAACCGAGACATCGACAACCAGCGCGACATCCTGCGTGGCGACCGGGAACGTGGAGATCTTCGGCCCCTTGGGCACCCCGGCGGACGCCGACTCCAGTGCATCCAGATCGAGTTCCATCGCGCTGGTACGCGCGGGCAGCCCCAGCGACTTCAGCACACCGGGGTGCAACTCCCCGGCGTACCCGATGACTTGCTCAACACCCTCGACGACAACGGCGAGTTCCGCGCAGCGCCCCGGGTGCCAGGGCCCGTACTGCCCACCCCGGACGATGAGTTCCGTACCGGCCTCACGGGCCAGGACCCGCGCCGACTCGACCGCGTCGGCCCAGTCGGACGGACGCCCCTTGCCCCACCAGCCGGCCTGCTCGCGGGCGCCGGTGAGGACGACCGCGGCATGCCGGGGCTGGACGGGAAGCGCCTCGGTGAGGGAGGCGATCTCCTCGTCGGTCGGACGCCGGTCGACGGGCAGCCGTACGGCGATCTTCAGCTCTTCGCGCGGGTGGAAGACCAGGCCCGTCTCGAACAGCGCCAGGTCGTGCGAGCCCCGGCCGTCGTTGCGGCGCAGTGCACCGAGCAGGCCCGGCAGCAGCGTCGTACGAAGAGCCGGCTCCTCGTCCGAGAGCGGGTTGACCAGTTTGACGACCTTGCGGTTCGGGTCGTCGGCGGTCAGGCCGAACTGGTCGAAGACGTGCTCGCCGACGAAGGGGTAGTTCGGTGCCTCCACGTAACCGGCGCCAGCGAGTGCGCGGCCGATGCGGCGGTGGAGACGCTGTCGGTCGGTCAGGCCCCGGCCCGCGGGGGGCTTGGGGAGCGTGGAGGGCAGGTTCTCGTAGCCCTCGAGGCGGATGACCTCCTCCGCCAGGTCGTTCGGGTCCGTGAGGTCGGGGCGCCAGGACGGGACGGTGACGATCAGCTCGTCCTGCCCGTACACGTCGCAGCCGACCTCCTGGAGACGCCGTACGACGGTCTCGCGGCCGTAGGCGACGCCCGCCACCTTGTCCGGGTGGTCCGCCGGGATGGTGATGGTGTGCGGGGCCGAGGGCGCGATGACCTCGGTGACGCCGGCGTCCGCGGTGCCGCCGGCCAGGAGGACCAGGAGGTCGACCGTGCGCTGGGCGGCGGCCGACGCGGCCTGCGGGTCGACGCCGCGCTCGAAGCGCTTGGACGCCTCGGAGGCCAGCTTGTGGCGGCGGGCCGTGCGCGAGATGGAGAGCGCGTCGAAGTGGGCGGCCTCGACGACGACCTCGGTGGTGGTGTTCTCGGTGTCGTCGATCTCGGTGTTGGCACCGCCCATGACGCCCGCGAGGCCGATCGGGCCGCGGTCGTCGGTGATCACCAGGTCCTGGGCGTCCAGCGTGCGCGTGACGCCGTCGAGGGTGACGAGCTTCTCGCCCTGCTCGGCCCGGCGCACGCCGATCGGTCCCTGGACGCGGGAGCGGTCGTAGGCGTGCAGGGGCTGGCCGAGCTCCAGCATCACGTAGTTGGTGATGTCGACGGCGAGCGAGATCGGGCGCATGCCCGCCTTCTGGAGGCGGCGGGTCAGCCAGAGCGGGGAGCGGGCCTCGGGGTCGAGGCCGGTCACCGTGCGGGCGGTGAAGCGGTCGCAGCCCATCGGGTCGGCGACCTGGACCGGGTAGCCGAAGGCGTTCGGCTGCGGTACGTCCAGGAGGGCCGGGTCGCTGAGCGTGAGGCCGTAGGCGGTGGCGGTCTCGCGGGCGACGCCGCGGATCGACAGGGCGTAGCCGCGGTCGGGCGTGACGGCGATGTCGAGGACCTCGTCGACGAGCTGGAGCAGCTCGATCGCGTCGGTGCCGACCTCGTGCTCGGGCGGCAGCACGATGATGCCGTGCGAGCCGTCGTCGCCCATGCCCAGCTCGTCGCCGGAGCAGATCATGCCGTGCGAGGTCTTGCCGTACGTCTTGCGGGCGGCGATCGCGAAGTCGCCGGGCAGGACGGCACCCGGGAGGACCACGACGACCTTGTCGCCGACGGCGAAGTTGCGGGCGCCGCAGACGATCTCCTGGGGCTCACCGGTGCCGTTGGCCTGGCCGACGTCGACCGTGCAGAAGCGGATGGGCTTCTTGAAGCCCTCCAGCTCCTCGATGGTGAGGACCTTGCCGACGACGAGCGGGCCCTTGAGGCCGTCGCCCAACTGCTCGACGGTCTCTACCTCGAGGCCGACGGAAATGAGCTTGGCCTGGACGTCGCGGCCGGTCTCCGTCGCCGGCAGGTCGACATACTCCCGCAGCCAAGAAAGCGGGACGCGCATCAGATCTCCATCCCGAACGGCCGGGTGAACCGGACGTCGCCCTCGACGATGTCTCGCATGTCTTCGACGCTGTGGCGGAACATCAGCATCCGCTCGATGCCGAACCCGAAGGCGAAACCGCTGTACTTCTCCGGGTCCACACCACAGGCGACGAGCACGCGCGGGTTGACCATGCCGCAGCCGCCCAGCTCGATCCAGCCCTCGGAGGAGCAGGTACGGCAGGGGCGGTCGGGGTTGCCGACGGACTCGCCCTTGCAGACGTAGCAGAGCATGTCCATCTCGGCGGACGGCTCGGTGAAGGGGAAGTAGTTCGGCCGCAGCCGGGTCTTCATCTCCGCGCCGAAGAGCGACTGGACCATGTGGTCGAGCGTGCCCTTGAGGTCGGCCATGGTGAGGCCCTCGTCGATGGCGAGGAGCTCGATCTGGTGGAAGACCGGGGTGTGCGTGGCGTCCAGCTCGTCCGTGCGGTACACGCGGCCGGGGCACACGATGTAGACCGGCGGCTCGCGGTCCAGTATGGCGCGGGCCTGCACGGGCGAGGTGTGCGTACGGAGCACGACACCCGACTCGTCCCCGTCCGTCCCCTTGGGGCCCTGGACGAAGAAGGTGTCCTGCATCTGCCGGGCCGGGTGGTCCGGGGTGAAGTTCAGGGCGTCGAAGTTGAACCACTCCGCCTCGACCTCGGGGCCCTCGGCGATCTCGTATCCCATGGACACGAAGACGTCCGCGACCCGCTCCATAAACGTGGTCAGCGGGTGCCGGGCGCCGGCCGGGACGCGGTCGTACGGCAGGGTGACGTCCACCGCCTCCTCGACCAGGACGCGGGCGTCGCGGTCGGCCTCCAGCTCGGTCTGGCGGGCGGCGAGTGCCTTGTTGACGGCGCCCCGGGCCTGCCCGACGAGCTTGCCCGCCGCGGCCTTGGCCTGCGGGGGCAGCGCGCCGATCTCGCGGTTGGCGAGGGCGAGCGGGGAGGTGCCGCCGGTGTGGGCGACCTTGGCCTCCTGGAGCGCGTCGAGGTCACCGGCGGCGGCGAAGGCGGCGAGCGCCTCGTCCCGCACGCGCTCGATCTCTTCCGGTTTCAAGGCCTCGACCTCTACAGGGTCGTACGACTTATTCGGTGCCGACATCTCTTCCCGTGCTTCCGGTTGGCTGGCGGATGGTCCCCGTCGACGACTCGGAGACGAATCGTCCACATCGATCGAGGGACGCAAAGGTGCCAGAAGCCGAGTCTAACGGGGGTGAAGTGTGCGAACGCGCCCGTGGGTCCTCGCTCGGCGCTACTGCAGATACGCCGGGGTGCCCACGGGCAACATAAATCGGAACTCGGCGCCGCCGCCGGGGGCGCGGCCGACGGTGATGGTGCCGCCGTGGGCTTCGACGATGCCCTTGACGATGTACAGCCCAAGGCCGGTGCCGCCGCGCTTGCTGCCCCGCCAGAAGCGGGTGAAGACGCGGTTCATGGACTCCTCCGGGATGCCTGGGCCCTCGTCGCTGACCGTCACCGAGGTGCCGGTCTCCTCCCCCTCACGGGGCGAGGCCGAGGCCGTGACGTCGATAGTGACGGTTCCCTCGCCGTGGCGCACCGCATTTTCCAGCAGGTTGCTGAGCACCTGGTCGACTTTGTCGGGGTCGGCCCACAGGTCGGGCAGCGGCTGCTCGACGCGGAGCAGGAACCGGTCGGCGGTCTGGCCCGCGGCGACGTACGCCTGGATGTGACGGCCGACGGCCGCGCCGATGTCGACGGGCTGGCGGCGCAGTTCGAGCCGTCCGGAGTCGATGCGGGAGATGTCGAGCAGTTCGGCGATGAGCCGGGTCACGCGGTTGGCGTCGGCGTCGACGGTCTCCAGCATCAGCCGCTTCTGGTCGTCGGTGAAACGCTCCCACTTGGCCAGCAGGGTCGCGGTGAAGCCCTTGACGGAGGTGAGCGGCGAACGCAGTTCGTGGGCGACGGTCGCGATCAGCTCGGCGTGGCTGCGCTCGGTGCGGCGACGGGCCTCGGTGTCCCGCAGGGAGACGACGACCCGGCGGACCGGACCGAGGGGTTCCGTGCGGACATAGCGCGCGGTGACAAGAACCTCATGCCCGCCCGGCAGCAGCAGATTCCGCTCCGGTTGCCGCACCCGGATGGCCAACCCCCCATAGGGATCGGTCAGTTGCCACCACCGGCGCCCCTCCAGGTCCTCTAACGGAAGGGCCTTCTCCAGCCTCTGCCCAAGGGCGTCGGAGGCGGCTACGGAGGTGATCCGCTCGGCAGCGGCGTTGAAGCAGATGACATGCCCGTGCTCGTCGGCGATGACCAGGCCGTCGGCCAGTTCGTCGGGGTCGATGCCGAGGTCGTCGTGCCGGGCCTCGGACGGCCGGGGCACACCCCGTGCTCCCGGCGCGCTGCTCGTGCCGACAGTCATCCCCGTACCCCACCTCTTCTCATACGGCGCAGGTGGCCCCCGAGCTGGTCACCCTACTAGCTGTGGGTGACGGAGCGGCACCCTCCGGAGGCGCGCTGTGCCCGGGCCGACGCATAGAGACATACGGCGGCGGCGGTGGCGAGGTTCAGGCTCTCGGCCTTCCCGTGGATCGGAACCCGCACGACG from Streptomyces sp. NBC_01478 includes the following:
- a CDS encoding sensor histidine kinase — translated: MTVGTSSAPGARGVPRPSEARHDDLGIDPDELADGLVIADEHGHVICFNAAAERITSVAASDALGQRLEKALPLEDLEGRRWWQLTDPYGGLAIRVRQPERNLLLPGGHEVLVTARYVRTEPLGPVRRVVVSLRDTEARRRTERSHAELIATVAHELRSPLTSVKGFTATLLAKWERFTDDQKRLMLETVDADANRVTRLIAELLDISRIDSGRLELRRQPVDIGAAVGRHIQAYVAAGQTADRFLLRVEQPLPDLWADPDKVDQVLSNLLENAVRHGEGTVTIDVTASASPREGEETGTSVTVSDEGPGIPEESMNRVFTRFWRGSKRGGTGLGLYIVKGIVEAHGGTITVGRAPGGGAEFRFMLPVGTPAYLQ
- the pheT gene encoding phenylalanine--tRNA ligase subunit beta; amino-acid sequence: MRVPLSWLREYVDLPATETGRDVQAKLISVGLEVETVEQLGDGLKGPLVVGKVLTIEELEGFKKPIRFCTVDVGQANGTGEPQEIVCGARNFAVGDKVVVVLPGAVLPGDFAIAARKTYGKTSHGMICSGDELGMGDDGSHGIIVLPPEHEVGTDAIELLQLVDEVLDIAVTPDRGYALSIRGVARETATAYGLTLSDPALLDVPQPNAFGYPVQVADPMGCDRFTARTVTGLDPEARSPLWLTRRLQKAGMRPISLAVDITNYVMLELGQPLHAYDRSRVQGPIGVRRAEQGEKLVTLDGVTRTLDAQDLVITDDRGPIGLAGVMGGANTEIDDTENTTTEVVVEAAHFDALSISRTARRHKLASEASKRFERGVDPQAASAAAQRTVDLLVLLAGGTADAGVTEVIAPSAPHTITIPADHPDKVAGVAYGRETVVRRLQEVGCDVYGQDELIVTVPSWRPDLTDPNDLAEEVIRLEGYENLPSTLPKPPAGRGLTDRQRLHRRIGRALAGAGYVEAPNYPFVGEHVFDQFGLTADDPNRKVVKLVNPLSDEEPALRTTLLPGLLGALRRNDGRGSHDLALFETGLVFHPREELKIAVRLPVDRRPTDEEIASLTEALPVQPRHAAVVLTGAREQAGWWGKGRPSDWADAVESARVLAREAGTELIVRGGQYGPWHPGRCAELAVVVEGVEQVIGYAGELHPGVLKSLGLPARTSAMELDLDALESASAGVPKGPKISTFPVATQDVALVVDVSVPHADVEGALREGAGELLESIRLFDVYENAAQLGEGKKSLAYALRFRAGDRTLTVDEASAARDAAVALAGSRVGAVLRG
- the pheS gene encoding phenylalanine--tRNA ligase subunit alpha; translated protein: MSAPNKSYDPVEVEALKPEEIERVRDEALAAFAAAGDLDALQEAKVAHTGGTSPLALANREIGALPPQAKAAAGKLVGQARGAVNKALAARQTELEADRDARVLVEEAVDVTLPYDRVPAGARHPLTTFMERVADVFVSMGYEIAEGPEVEAEWFNFDALNFTPDHPARQMQDTFFVQGPKGTDGDESGVVLRTHTSPVQARAILDREPPVYIVCPGRVYRTDELDATHTPVFHQIELLAIDEGLTMADLKGTLDHMVQSLFGAEMKTRLRPNYFPFTEPSAEMDMLCYVCKGESVGNPDRPCRTCSSEGWIELGGCGMVNPRVLVACGVDPEKYSGFAFGFGIERMLMFRHSVEDMRDIVEGDVRFTRPFGMEI